The proteins below are encoded in one region of Apium graveolens cultivar Ventura chromosome 4, ASM990537v1, whole genome shotgun sequence:
- the LOC141718715 gene encoding protein FAR1-RELATED SEQUENCE 5-like: protein MADKLFARMFRHKRQNEKKEAIDCSLHLDSLNSSEEPKTPVYVEDDDFVDRNEQFINLDDDLVDVEDESDGNEVENEVENDSDNVEGDDEIDNVEDANLYKNVDGGLYGKSVVAESSQNKRRREVLPKSECKVRMYVNYQKKKRHWEVTSLELVHNHGLVSPSKMNLVQRERHVNTATRSLIKTLYGSGVHNCQVMNVIGNIHGGNDKVGFNVQHVRNVLRDERMKRFEISDAQAGLDLLHRLNEESGSKYFIRTKVDEENRLKCLVWIDPRYIMAYQNFGDVMAFDTTYRTNRYAMPFIPFTGVNHHYQSVIFGFALMRDEHASTFEWILRTWLEGVGNNPPLTIITDQDQAMASAIAVVLPNTTHLLCSWHISQKFPEKLAHYYSAFPEFKTDFNNCIYKSLTECVFEARWASFVEKYHLQDHKWLKGLYELKHKWIPAYTRNKFSAFQNSTSRSEGMNSFFDKYVSSATGLKEFIENAQKALARQFMREKEEDYVTINLKRPMKLHTTLEYYASCIYTKEMFRRFQDELVESSKYFVEKDRRASEEGERMGYVYTYYSCYRPMSEPTRRNVYFVAFEKASSLGMCTCRILEHSGLPCRHLLAVFTK from the exons ATGGCGGATAAATTATTTGCTCGCATGTTTCGTCATAAACGTCAAAATGAAAAAAAAGAGGCTATTGATTGTAGTTTACATCTTGATAGTTTAAATAGTAGTGAAGAACCTAAAACCCCTGTATATGTTGAAGATGATGATTTTGTAGATAGAAATGAGCaatttattaatttagatgaCGATTTGGTTGATGTTGAAGATGAAAGTGATGGAAATGAGGTTGAAAATGAGGTCGAAAATGATAGTGATAATGTTGAGGGTGATGATGAAATTGATAATGTAGAGGATGCAAATTTGTATAAAAATGTTGATGGGGG GCTTTATGGAAAAAGTGTCGTCGCCGAGAGTAGTCAAAATAAACGGCGTAGAGAGGTTCTTCCTAAAAGCGAGTGCAAGGTGAGGATGTAtgtcaattatcaaaagaaaaaacgTCACTGGGAGGTAACTAGCCTTGAATTGGTACACAACCACGGTCTTGTTTCCCCTAGTAAGATGAATTTGGTACAACGAGAAAGACATGTCAACACCGCGACCCGTAGTTTGATAAAAACGCTTTATGGTTCGGGGGTTCATAATTGTCAAGTGATGAATGTGATTGGTAACATTCATGGAGGTAATGACAAAGTTGGTTTCAATGTTCAACATGTTAGGAATGTGTTAAGAGACGAGAGGATGAAAAGGTTTGAGATTAGTGACGCCCAAGCGGGGTTGGACTTGTTGCATAGGTTGAATGAAGAAAGTggttctaaatattttattaggaCCAAAGTCGATGAAGAGAATCGCTTGAAGTGTCTAGTATGGATTGATCCAAGATATATAATGGCTTACCAAAATTTTGGCGATGTTATGGCTTTTGATACCACTTATCGGACAAATAGGTATGCAATGCCATTTATCCCATTTACCGGAGTCAATCATCATTATCAATCGGTAATTTTCGGGTTTGCATTGATGCGGGATGAACACGCGTCAACTTTTGAGTGGATTCTTCGTACTTGGCTTGAAGGTGTGGGGAATAATCCTCCATTGACTATAATCACGGATCAAGATCAAGCCATGGCAAGCGCTATTGCGGTTGTACTCCCGAATACTACCCATTTATTATGTTCTTGGCACATTAGTCAAAAATTCCCGGAGAAATTAGCTCATTATTATTCGGCTTTTCCGGAATTCAAGACGGACTTCAACAATTGCATTTATAAATCTCTCACCGAATGTGTTTTTGAAGCTAGATGGGCGTCGTTTGTGGAAAAGTATCACTTGCAAGATCATAAATGGTTAAAGGGTTTATATGAGTTGAAGCACAAGTGGATTCCTGCATATACTAGAAACAAATTTTCGGCGTTTCAAAATAGTACATCGAGGAGTGAGGGGATGAATTCTTTCTTTGATAAGTATGTGAGTTCGGCAACGGGTTTGAAGGAATTCATTGAAAATGCCCAAAAAGCATTGGCAAGGCAATTCATGAGGGAGAAGGAAGAAGATTATGTCACCATTAATCTAAAACGTCCTATGAAATTGCATACCACATTGGAATATTATGCTTCTTGTATCTACACTAAGGAAATGTTTAGAAGATTTCAAGATGAATTGGTCGAGTCTTCAAAATACTTTGTTGAAAAAGACCGACGGGCTAGTGAAGAAGGGGAGAGAATGGGGTATGTTTATACGTACTATAGTTGTTATAGGCCCATGTCCGAGCCTACGAGAAGAAATGTTTATTTTGTGGCATTCGAGAAAGCAAGCTCTTTGGGAATGTGTACGTGTAGAATCCTTGAACATTCGGGGCTACCTTGTAGACACCTATTGGCGGTCTTCACTAAGTAa